Part of the Acidimicrobiales bacterium genome, GCTCCGAGCCCGGGTCCAGGGCGACGGATCGGAAACCAGTCCCGGCACCGCCGGCGACGGCAACGGCGACTGACCGATCGTCCCCTGGGCCGCGAGACCGGCGACGACTATCCTCACGACGATCCGCGGGGCTGGGCCCCCCAGGAGCACCGGCCACCGGAGACCGCCGGCCGTGTGTACCACCAGCCGTCCGCCCAGGGCGAGGAACCAGGGATCGAGGAGCGCATGCGAGCGACGCGGACGGACAGGGGAGGCGAGTGACGACCGGAGAGGTCGCCGCCCTCATCGCGTCCCTGGCTGCCCTGGTGCTCGCCGTCGGTTCCCTGTTCGCACTCGCCTCGCTGAGCCGGACCCTGCGGTCGGCGCGGGGCGCGGTCGAGGAGCTGCGCAGGGAAGCCGTGCCGCTGCTCGCAAACCTTCGGGTCACGATCGACCAGGCCAACGCCGAGCTGGTACGGGTCGACGGGGTGATGGAGCGGGCCGAGAGCATCAGCTCCACGGTCGACTCCGCCTCGAGGCTCGCCTACCTGGCGTTCGGCAACCCCATCATCAAGGCCATGGCGATCGCCGCCGGAACGTCCCGGGCCGCCCGCCGCCTCCGCCGCCGGAACGACTGAGCTGCGTGGTCAAGCGTCTGTTCTGGCTGGTCGTCGGCGCCGCGTTCGGGTTCGGCATGAGCTTCTGGGTCACACGGGCGGTACGCGGGAAGGTCGCCAGGCTGTCTCCCGACCACGTGTCGGCCGAGCTGGCCAAGTCGGTGCGCGCCCTCGGCGCCGACCTGCGGGCCGCTGTCTCCGAGGGCGTCGCCGGTATGCGGGACCGGGAGGTCGAGCTGCGCGATGCGGTCGAGCGCAACCGCAGCAACGGATGACCAGCATCTAGGCTCGCCCTCCGACATGGACGCCGAATCCCTTCGAAAGGTCTTCACCGGGTACTTCGTCGAGCGTGGTCACACGGCCGTGGCGTCCGCCGGCCTGGTGCCGCACCATCCCCGGGCCCCGCTGTTCACCAACGCCGGGATGAACCAGTTCCTGCCCGTGTTCCTGGGTGAGGAGCCCCCCAGCTACGACAGGGCCACGTCGGTGCAGAAGTGCGTGCGCATCATGGGCAAGCACGACGACATCGACAACATCGGTATCAGCACCCGGCACGTCACGTTCTTCGAGATGCTGGGCAACTTCAGCTTTGGCGACTACTTCAAGTCCGAAGCCATCCCGTACGCGTGGGAGCTCGTCACGGAGGGCTTCGGTCTCGATCCCGCACGCCTGTGGGTCACCGTCCACGTCGACGACGACGAGGCGGCGGGCATCTGGCGCGACACGGTCGGCCTGCCGGCCGAGCGCATCCAGCGCATGGGCGCCGACAACTTCTGGGAGATGGGCGAGACCGGTCCCTGCGGGCCGTGCTCCGAGATCTTCTACGACAAGGGGGAGGCCTACGGGCCGCCGGGCGGCCCGGCACACGGCGGCGAGGAGCGCTTCGTCGAGTTCTGGAACCTGGTCTTCATGCAGTACGACCGCCAAGCCGACGGAACGCTGCTCGATCTCCCCCGCCGCAACATCGACACCGGCCTCGGCTTCGAACGAACGCTCTGCATCCTCCAGGGCGTCGACTCGGTGTTCGACACCGACGTCCTCAAGCCGCTGGTGGACGCGGCGGCGCGCATCACGGGCCACACCTACGGCGCCGACGTCCGCACCGACGTGTCGCTGCGGATCCTGGCCGACCACGCCCGCACCATGAGCTTCCTCGTGAGCGACGGCGTCCAGCCGTCCAACGAGGGACGGGGCTACGTCCTGCGCCGGATCATCCGTCGCGCCGTCCGCCAGGCGTTCCAGCTCGGCGTGGAGCACCCCGTCACGCCGGCGATGGTGCAGGCCGTCGTCACCGTGATGGGCGGCGCCTACCCCGACCTGGCCCGCAACGCCGCTGCCGTCGCCGACATCGCGGCCCGCGAGGAATCTCGCTTCCGGGAGACGCTGCGGCGCGGGATGGCCGCCCTCGACGCCGCCCTCGAGGGGTCCACCGAGGTCCCCGGGTCGGTGGCCTTCCTCCTGCACGACACCTTCGGGTTCCCCATCGAGCTGATCCGCGAGATCGCCGCCGAGCGCGGCGCCACCGTCGACGAGACCGGGTTCCGCTCCGCCATGGACGAGCAGCGGCGTCGGGCCCGCGCCAGTCGCGGTTCGGCGGTCGCGGCCGATGCCGGGGGTGCCACCTACCGCGAGCTGGTGGACCGGTTCGGCACCACCGAGTTCGTCGGCTACGCGCACGACGAGAGCGCGGCGAAGGTGCTCGCCGTGCTCCCGGTCGACGACGGCACGGTCGAGATCTTCCTCGACCGCACTCCCTTCTACGCCGAGAGCGGCGGCCAGGTCGGCGACACGGGCACCATCGTCACCACCGGCGGCCAGGCCCTCGTGCTCGACACCACCGCGCCCCTCCCCGGGCTGCACCGCCACACGGCCCGCGTCGTTGAGGGGACGGTCGAGGCCGGCCAGGAGGCGGCCGCCACCGTCGACGACGCGCGCCGCGACGCCATCCGCCGCAACCACACCGGCACCCACCTCCTCCACTGGGGGCTGCGGGACGCGCTCGGCGTGCACGTGCAGCAGCAGGGCTCGCTGGTCGGCCCCGACTACCTGCGGTTCGACTTCAGCAACCCCGGCCCCGTCGACGCGGCCAAGCTGGCCCAGGTCGAGGAGCTGGTCAACGAGCAGATCCTGGCCAACGACCCCGTCCGCACCTACGAGACGTCGAAGAGCCACGCCGAGCAGCTGGGCGCCATCGCCTTCTTCGGTGACAAGTACGGGGAGTACGTCCGGGTGGTGGAGGCGGGCAGGCGCTCCATGGAGCTGTGCGGCGGTACCCACGTGGGCGCCCTGGGCATGATCGGACCGGTGAAGGTCCTGTCGGAGAGCTCGATCGGGTCCAACCTGCGGCGCATCACCGCCGTCACCGGCACGAGCACCCTCCAGCGCATCCGGGACGAGGAGCGGCTGCTCGCACGGGCCGCCGCGTTGCTGCGGGCCGAGCCGGACGAGGTGCCCAGCGCCCTCGAGCGGGTCCTCGAGCACCAGAAGGCGCTCGAGGTCGAGCTGAAGGCGCTGCGCAGCCAGGCGGCGGCGGGCGACGCCACGGCGCTGGCCGCAGGCGCGGTGGGCGGCATCGTGGTGGCCCGCCGCGACCGCCTCACGCCCGATCAGCTCCGCCAGCTGGCGCTCACCGTGCGCAGCTCGCCCGGCATCCGCGCCGTGGCGCTGGCCGGCACGCCCGACGGTGCGAAGGTGGGCCTCGTGGTGGCCGTGGCGGCCGGGTCGGGTCTGGAGGCGCCCGCCCTCGTGGGCGAGGCGGCCCGGCTCGTGGGCGGTGGTGGGGGCGGCAAGGGCGACGTCGCCATGGCCGGTGGCCGCGACCCCTCCCGCATCGACGACGCCCTCGACGCGCTCCGCTCGCGCCTGAGCAGTTGAGGGACCGACGCCCGTCCCCGCCGGCGGCCGCCGAGACCCCGGGCGCTCCCAGCACCACCAGCCGGGCTGCCGCCGAACCGACGGGCGCAGCCGGCTCCGCCGGCGCCCCGACGCACGGACGAGCGGGCGCTCGACCGCACGGACGGGTCGTCGGGATCGATCTCGGGACCCGGCGGATCGGCGTGGCTGTGTCCGACGTCACGGGCACGCTGGCGTCGCCGCGCACCGTCGTCGACCGCAGCGGCGACCCGGCCGCCGACCACCGCCGCCTGGCGGAGATCGTCGTCGAGGTCGGCGCCGAGCGGGTCGTGGTGGGCATGCCCGTGTCGCTCGACGGCTCGTCGGGCATGGCGGCGAAGGCGGCGGCCGAGGAGGTCGCCGCTCTCGCCCTCGTCGTGGGCGTGCCGGTGGAGACCTACGACGAGCGCCTCACCACGGTCTCCGCCCGCCAGGCGCTGCGGGCCGGCGGGACCAGGGCTCGCCAGCAGCGGGCTGTCATCGACAAGGCGGCCGCCGCCGTGCTGTTGCAGGCGTGGCTGGACGGGAGGAGCCGGTGAGCATCGAGTACGAGGCCATGCCCGACCGACCGGGGCCGTGGGGGAGGCGCATCGTCGTCGCCTTCGGCGTGCTGCTCGTGGCCGTGGTCCTCGTCGGCGGGCTCGGACTGCTGTACGTCCGCAACCAGATCGACCCCAAGGGTCCGGCCGGGTCGAAGGTGACGGTGGATGTGCCGCTGGGCTCGTCCACCCAGCGCATCGCCTCCCTGCTCGAGCAGGGAGGAGTGGTCAAGAACGCCCGCAACTTCCGCCTCTACGTCCGCGTGAAGAGCGCCGGACCGTTCCAGGCCGGCTCCTACGAGCTGCGGAAGAACTCCTCATTCGACGACGTGATCGGCGTCCTCTCGAAGGGTCCGAAGCTCACGTTCGAGAGGCTCACCGTTCCCGAGGGGCTCACCATCAAGCAGGTGGCCGATCTGGTGGGCAAGATGCCCGGCCGCTCGGCCGAGAGGTTCCTCGCCGCCACCACCGACGGCACGGTGACCTCGAAGTACCTCCCCGCCGGCAGCAAGAATCTCGAGGGCCTGCTGTTCCCCGACACCTACAACTTCGAGGCCAAGGACGACGAGCACGCCATCCTGCAGCGCATGGTGTCGGCCTTCGACGCGGCGGCCGCCCAGGCCGGCATCGACGACGTCGGCCAGGGCGGGCTGGTCGATCCCTACCAGGCCGTGGTGGTGGCGTCGCTCGTGGAGCGGGAGGCGCGGGTGCCCGACGACCGCGGCATGGTGTCGCGGGTCATCTACAACCGCCTGGAGAAGAAGATGCTGCTCCAGGTGGACGCCACCGTGATCTACGCCCTGGGCAGGACGGGCGAGAAGGGGTTGCGGGTCCTGAACAAGGACCTCGAGGTCGACTCCCCGTACAACACGTACAAGTACCCCGGTCTGCCGCCGGCACCGATCGCCTCGCCCGGTGCCGCGTCGCTGCGCGCCGCCGTCGCGCCCACCGAGGGGCCGTGGCTCTACTACGTCGTCATCGACGCCGAGGGCCGCCACGCCTTCGCCACCACCCTGGCCGAGCACAACAGGAACATCGCGGCGGCGACGGCGGCGGGCGTCCGCTGAGGACCGACCGGGCAGGCGGGCCGGCATGGCCCACGTCGGCCACCCGCCTGGCCGCCGTCATCGGCCACCCCATCGGCCACTCGCTGTCCCCGGTGCTGCACAACGCCGCCTTCAGGGCGTCGAGGCTCGACTGGGTGTACCTGGCCTTCGACGTGCCGGCCGGCGCGGCGGGCGCCGCGCTCCAGGGGATGCGGGCGTTGGGGATCGAGGGCATGTCCGTGACGACCCCCCACAAGGACGACGTGGCCAGGCTGGTCGACCGGTGCTCGCCGACGGCCCTGAGACTCGGCGCCGTGAACACGGTGGTGAACCGGGGCGGTGAGCTGCTGGGGGAGAGCACCGACGGTCAGGGCTTCGTCGACGCCCTCCGCCTCGACCACGGCTTCGACCCGGCCGGCCGCCGCTGCGTGGTGCGGGGCTCGGGCGGGGCGTCGCGGGCCATCGTGCTGGCCCTCGCCGACGCCGGCGCGGCCGACGTCGTCGTCGTGCCGGGACGGGCGGTCGAAAAGGCCGGGGTGGCCGCCGCCCTGGCCGGTCCGGCCGGCCGGGTCGGTGCGGCGGCGGAGGCGTCGGCC contains:
- the mltG gene encoding endolytic transglycosylase MltG, coding for MSIEYEAMPDRPGPWGRRIVVAFGVLLVAVVLVGGLGLLYVRNQIDPKGPAGSKVTVDVPLGSSTQRIASLLEQGGVVKNARNFRLYVRVKSAGPFQAGSYELRKNSSFDDVIGVLSKGPKLTFERLTVPEGLTIKQVADLVGKMPGRSAERFLAATTDGTVTSKYLPAGSKNLEGLLFPDTYNFEAKDDEHAILQRMVSAFDAAAAQAGIDDVGQGGLVDPYQAVVVASLVEREARVPDDRGMVSRVIYNRLEKKMLLQVDATVIYALGRTGEKGLRVLNKDLEVDSPYNTYKYPGLPPAPIASPGAASLRAAVAPTEGPWLYYVVIDAEGRHAFATTLAEHNRNIAAATAAGVR
- the ruvX gene encoding Holliday junction resolvase RuvX, whose product is MRDRRPSPPAAAETPGAPSTTSRAAAEPTGAAGSAGAPTHGRAGARPHGRVVGIDLGTRRIGVAVSDVTGTLASPRTVVDRSGDPAADHRRLAEIVVEVGAERVVVGMPVSLDGSSGMAAKAAAEEVAALALVVGVPVETYDERLTTVSARQALRAGGTRARQQRAVIDKAAAAVLLQAWLDGRSR
- the alaS gene encoding alanine--tRNA ligase, whose product is MDAESLRKVFTGYFVERGHTAVASAGLVPHHPRAPLFTNAGMNQFLPVFLGEEPPSYDRATSVQKCVRIMGKHDDIDNIGISTRHVTFFEMLGNFSFGDYFKSEAIPYAWELVTEGFGLDPARLWVTVHVDDDEAAGIWRDTVGLPAERIQRMGADNFWEMGETGPCGPCSEIFYDKGEAYGPPGGPAHGGEERFVEFWNLVFMQYDRQADGTLLDLPRRNIDTGLGFERTLCILQGVDSVFDTDVLKPLVDAAARITGHTYGADVRTDVSLRILADHARTMSFLVSDGVQPSNEGRGYVLRRIIRRAVRQAFQLGVEHPVTPAMVQAVVTVMGGAYPDLARNAAAVADIAAREESRFRETLRRGMAALDAALEGSTEVPGSVAFLLHDTFGFPIELIREIAAERGATVDETGFRSAMDEQRRRARASRGSAVAADAGGATYRELVDRFGTTEFVGYAHDESAAKVLAVLPVDDGTVEIFLDRTPFYAESGGQVGDTGTIVTTGGQALVLDTTAPLPGLHRHTARVVEGTVEAGQEAAATVDDARRDAIRRNHTGTHLLHWGLRDALGVHVQQQGSLVGPDYLRFDFSNPGPVDAAKLAQVEELVNEQILANDPVRTYETSKSHAEQLGAIAFFGDKYGEYVRVVEAGRRSMELCGGTHVGALGMIGPVKVLSESSIGSNLRRITAVTGTSTLQRIRDEERLLARAAALLRAEPDEVPSALERVLEHQKALEVELKALRSQAAAGDATALAAGAVGGIVVARRDRLTPDQLRQLALTVRSSPGIRAVALAGTPDGAKVGLVVAVAAGSGLEAPALVGEAARLVGGGGGGKGDVAMAGGRDPSRIDDALDALRSRLSS
- a CDS encoding DUF948 domain-containing protein — encoded protein: MTTGEVAALIASLAALVLAVGSLFALASLSRTLRSARGAVEELRREAVPLLANLRVTIDQANAELVRVDGVMERAESISSTVDSASRLAYLAFGNPIIKAMAIAAGTSRAARRLRRRND